In the Alkaliphilus oremlandii OhILAs genome, one interval contains:
- a CDS encoding RrF2 family transcriptional regulator, with translation MRLSTKGRYGLKAMFDLALHYGDGPISLKSVAERQSISDHYLEQLIAGLRKAGLVKSVRGAQGGYMLAENPSKITVGDIIRVLEGPLGPSDCVLEDEPTTCNNAECCVTRTVWEKIRVSISEVIDSITLQNMLDDYEKINHTNKDNFMYYI, from the coding sequence ATGAGACTTTCTACCAAAGGCAGATATGGGTTAAAAGCAATGTTTGATTTAGCTTTACATTATGGTGATGGTCCTATTTCTCTTAAGAGTGTGGCAGAAAGACAGTCTATTTCAGATCACTATTTAGAACAATTAATTGCAGGTCTTCGAAAAGCAGGATTGGTTAAAAGTGTTAGGGGTGCACAAGGAGGCTATATGTTGGCCGAAAACCCATCGAAGATTACGGTTGGAGATATTATTAGAGTTTTAGAAGGCCCACTGGGGCCCTCGGATTGTGTTTTAGAGGATGAACCAACAACCTGTAATAATGCTGAGTGCTGTGTAACTAGGACTGTATGGGAAAAAATAAGAGTCAGCATCAGTGAAGTAATTGATTCGATTACCCTTCAAAATATGCTAGATGATTATGAGAAAATCAATCATACAAACAAAGATAATTTTATGTACTATATATAA